From Pseudomonas poae, the proteins below share one genomic window:
- a CDS encoding peptidylprolyl isomerase produces the protein MTQVKLTTNHGDIVIELNAEKAPITVANFIEYVKAGHYENTVFHRVIGNFMVQGGGFEPGMKEKKDKRPSIQNEADNGLSNDKYTVAMARTMEPHSASAQFFINVADNAFLNHSGKNVQGWGYAVFGKVTEGTDVVDKIKGVSTTSKAGHQDVPTEDVIVEKAEIVG, from the coding sequence ATGACTCAAGTCAAACTGACCACCAACCACGGTGACATCGTCATCGAGCTGAACGCCGAGAAAGCGCCGATCACCGTCGCCAACTTCATCGAGTACGTGAAGGCCGGCCACTACGAAAACACTGTTTTCCACCGTGTGATCGGTAACTTCATGGTCCAGGGCGGCGGTTTCGAGCCTGGCATGAAAGAAAAGAAAGACAAGCGTCCAAGCATCCAGAACGAAGCGGACAACGGCCTTTCCAACGACAAGTACACCGTCGCCATGGCCCGTACCATGGAGCCGCATTCGGCCTCCGCGCAATTTTTCATCAACGTTGCCGACAACGCCTTCCTGAACCACAGCGGCAAGAACGTGCAGGGCTGGGGCTACGCAGTGTTCGGTAAAGTCACCGAAGGCACCGACGTTGTCGACAAGATCAAAGGCGTGTCGACCACCTCCAAGGCCGGTCACCAGGACGTACCCACAGAAGACGTGATCGTCGAGAAAGCCGAGATCGTTGGGTGA
- the cysS gene encoding cysteine--tRNA ligase encodes MLTIYNTLSKTKEVFKPLDGNKVRMYVCGMTVYDYCHIGHGRSMVAFDLVTRWLRFSGYDLTYVRNITDIDDKIINRANENGESFDALTERMIAAMHEDEARLNILKPDMEPRATDHIPGMHAMIQTLIDKGYAYAPGNGDVYYRVAKFMGYGKLSRKKIEDLRIGARIEVDEAKQDPLDFVLWKGTKPGEPSWESPWGAGRPGWHIECSVMSTCCLGETFDIHGGGSDLEFPHHENEIAQSEAATGKTYANAWMHCGMIRINGEKMSKSLNNFFTIRDVLEKYHPEVVRYLLVSSHYRSAINYSEDNLKDAKGALERFYHALKGLPAVAPAGGEAFVARFTEVMNDDFGTPEACAVLFEMVREINRLRESDLDAAAGLAARLKELASVLGVLQMQADDFLQAGAEGRVDAAEVDALIQARLTARTNKDWAESDRIRDQLTAMGVVLEDGKGGTTWRLADQA; translated from the coding sequence GTGCTAACGATCTACAACACACTCAGCAAGACCAAAGAAGTCTTCAAGCCGCTGGATGGCAACAAGGTGCGCATGTACGTGTGCGGCATGACCGTGTACGACTACTGCCACATCGGCCACGGCCGCAGCATGGTTGCCTTCGACCTGGTGACCCGCTGGTTGCGGTTCAGCGGCTACGACTTGACGTATGTGCGCAACATCACCGACATCGACGACAAAATCATCAACCGCGCCAATGAAAACGGCGAGTCGTTCGACGCGCTGACCGAGCGCATGATCGCCGCGATGCACGAGGACGAGGCGCGCCTCAATATCCTCAAGCCGGACATGGAGCCGCGTGCGACGGACCACATCCCCGGCATGCACGCGATGATCCAGACCCTGATCGACAAGGGTTACGCCTACGCCCCGGGCAATGGCGACGTGTACTACCGCGTCGCCAAGTTCATGGGCTACGGCAAGCTGTCGCGCAAGAAAATCGAGGACCTGCGCATTGGTGCGCGTATCGAAGTTGACGAAGCCAAGCAGGACCCGCTCGACTTCGTGCTGTGGAAAGGCACCAAGCCCGGCGAGCCGAGCTGGGAGTCACCATGGGGCGCCGGGCGTCCGGGCTGGCACATCGAATGCTCAGTGATGTCCACCTGCTGCCTGGGCGAGACCTTCGACATTCATGGCGGCGGCAGCGACCTCGAGTTCCCGCACCACGAAAACGAAATCGCCCAGAGCGAAGCCGCCACCGGCAAGACCTACGCCAATGCCTGGATGCACTGCGGCATGATCCGCATCAATGGCGAGAAGATGTCCAAGTCCTTGAACAACTTCTTCACCATCCGCGACGTGCTGGAAAAGTACCACCCGGAAGTGGTGCGTTACCTGCTGGTGTCGAGCCACTACCGCAGCGCCATCAACTACTCGGAAGACAACCTCAAGGACGCCAAGGGCGCCTTGGAACGTTTCTACCACGCGTTGAAAGGCTTGCCTGCGGTTGCCCCGGCGGGCGGCGAAGCGTTCGTGGCACGGTTTACCGAAGTGATGAACGACGACTTCGGCACCCCGGAAGCCTGCGCGGTGCTGTTTGAGATGGTGCGTGAGATCAACCGCCTGCGTGAGAGTGATCTCGACGCGGCGGCGGGGCTTGCTGCGCGCCTGAAAGAACTGGCCAGCGTGCTCGGCGTGTTGCAGATGCAAGCCGATGACTTCCTGCAAGCCGGTGCCGAAGGGCGTGTGGATGCGGCTGAAGTGGATGCGCTGATTCAGGCGCGTTTGACGGCTCGTACCAACAAGGACTGGGCGGAATCCGACCGTATCCGTGACCAACTGACCGCGATGGGTGTGGTGTTGGAAGACGGGAAGGGTGGGACGACGTGGCGCCTGGCTGATCAGGCTTGA
- a CDS encoding glutamine--tRNA ligase/YqeY domain fusion protein, which translates to MSKPTVDPTSNSKAGPAVPVNFLRPIIQADLDSGKHTQIVTRFPPEPNGYLHIGHAKSICVNFGLAQEFGGVTHLRFDDTNPAKEDQEYIDAIESDIKWLGFEWSGEVRYASKYFDQLFDWAVELIKAGKAYVDDLTPEQAKEYRGSLTEPGKNSPFRDRSVEENLDWFARMRAGEFPDGARVLRAKIDMASPNMNLRDPIMYRIRHAHHHQTGDKWCIYPNYDFTHGQSDAIEGITHSICTLEFESHRPLYEWFLDSLPVPAHPRQYEFSRLNLNYTITSKRKLKQLVDEKHVHGWDDPRMSTLSGFRRRGYTPASIRNFCEMVGTNRSDGVVDYGMLEFSIRQDLDANAPRAMCVLRPLKVVITNYPEDKVENLELPRHPQKEELGVRKLPFAREIYIDRDDFMEEPPKGYKRLEPNGEVRLRGSYVIRADEAIKDADGNIVELRCSYDPDTLGKNPEGRKVKGVVHWVPAAASIECEVRLYDRLFRSPNPEKAEDSASFLDNINPDSLQVLTGCRAEPSLGDAQPEDRFQFEREGYFCADIKDSKPGAPVFNRTVTLRDSWGQ; encoded by the coding sequence ATGAGCAAGCCCACTGTCGACCCTACCTCGAATTCCAAGGCCGGACCTGCCGTTCCGGTCAACTTCCTGCGCCCGATCATCCAGGCGGACCTGGATTCGGGCAAGCACACGCAGATCGTCACCCGCTTCCCGCCAGAGCCCAACGGCTACCTGCACATCGGTCACGCCAAGTCGATCTGTGTGAACTTCGGCCTGGCCCAGGAGTTCGGTGGCGTCACGCACCTGCGTTTCGACGACACCAACCCGGCCAAGGAAGACCAGGAATACATCGACGCCATCGAAAGCGACATCAAGTGGCTGGGCTTCGAGTGGTCCGGTGAAGTGCGCTATGCCTCCAAGTATTTCGACCAACTGTTCGACTGGGCTGTCGAGCTGATCAAGGCTGGCAAAGCCTACGTCGACGACCTGACCCCGGAGCAAGCCAAGGAATACCGTGGTTCGCTGACCGAGCCGGGCAAGAACAGCCCGTTCCGCGACCGTTCGGTAGAAGAGAACCTCGACTGGTTCGCCCGCATGCGCGCCGGTGAGTTCCCGGACGGCGCCCGCGTGCTGCGCGCCAAGATCGACATGGCCTCGCCGAACATGAACCTGCGCGACCCGATCATGTACCGCATCCGCCATGCCCATCACCACCAGACCGGTGACAAGTGGTGCATCTACCCCAACTACGACTTCACCCACGGCCAGTCGGACGCCATCGAGGGCATCACCCACTCCATCTGCACCCTGGAGTTCGAAAGCCATCGCCCGTTGTACGAATGGTTCCTCGACAGCCTGCCGGTACCGGCGCACCCGCGTCAGTACGAGTTCAGCCGCCTGAACCTGAACTACACCATCACCAGCAAGCGCAAGCTCAAGCAACTGGTCGATGAAAAGCACGTGCATGGCTGGGATGATCCGCGCATGTCGACCCTGTCGGGTTTCCGCCGTCGCGGCTACACCCCGGCGTCGATCCGCAATTTCTGCGAGATGGTCGGCACCAACCGCTCCGACGGCGTGGTCGACTATGGCATGCTCGAGTTCAGCATCCGTCAGGACCTCGACGCGAACGCTCCACGCGCCATGTGCGTGCTGCGCCCGTTGAAGGTCGTGATCACCAACTACCCGGAAGACAAGGTCGAGAACCTCGAGTTGCCGCGTCATCCGCAGAAAGAAGAACTCGGCGTGCGCAAGCTGCCGTTCGCCCGTGAAATCTACATCGACCGCGATGACTTCATGGAAGAACCGCCGAAGGGCTACAAGCGCCTGGAACCGAACGGCGAAGTGCGCCTGCGCGGCAGCTACGTGATCCGCGCCGACGAAGCCATCAAGGACGCCGATGGCAACATCGTCGAGCTGCGTTGCTCCTACGACCCGGACACCCTGGGCAAGAACCCTGAAGGCCGCAAGGTCAAGGGCGTGGTCCACTGGGTTCCGGCCGCCGCCAGCATCGAGTGCGAAGTGCGCCTGTACGATCGTCTGTTTCGCTCGCCGAACCCTGAAAAGGCCGAGGACAGCGCCAGCTTCCTGGACAACATCAACCCTGACTCCCTGCAAGTACTCACTGGTTGTCGTGCCGAGCCATCGCTTGGCGACGCACAGCCGGAAGACCGTTTCCAGTTCGAGCGCGAAGGTTACTTCTGCGCGGATATCAAGGACTCGAAACCAGGTGCTCCGGTATTCAACCGTACCGTGACCTTGCGTGATTCGTGGGGCCAGTGA